The following proteins come from a genomic window of Thiothrix unzii:
- a CDS encoding fumarate hydratase — MSLIKQDDVIASVADALQFISYYHPVDFIEAMHQAWQREASPAAKDAIGQILVNSRMCAEGHRPICQDTGIVTVFVKVGMNVQWEGDMSLTDMINEGVRRAYLQPDNVLRASILADPAGARRNTKDNTPAVIHYEIVPGDKVEFDVAAKGGGSENKSKMAMLNPSDSIVDWVLKTVPQMGAGWCPPGMLGIGIGGTAEKAALMAKEALMEHIDIQELQARGAQNRVEELRLELFEKVNNLGLGAQGLGGLTTVLDVKIKDYPTHAASLPVCMIPNCAATRHTHFVLDGSGAALQTPPDLSHWPQISLEGGAQATRVNLDTITPEQVRQLKPGETVLLSGKMLTGRDAAHKRMVDMLNKGETLPVDLRGRFIYYVGPVDPVRDEVVGPAGPTTSTRMDKFTHQILQQTGLLGMIGKSERGPVAIEAIKEFGAVYLMAVGGAAYLVSKAITGAKVLAFPELGMEAIYEFEVKDMPVTVAVDSNGESVHTTGPAKWQKIIAMNHTQH, encoded by the coding sequence ATGAGTCTCATCAAACAAGACGACGTGATTGCCAGTGTCGCTGATGCGTTGCAATTCATTTCTTATTATCATCCCGTGGATTTTATTGAAGCGATGCATCAGGCGTGGCAGCGTGAAGCGTCCCCCGCCGCAAAAGATGCGATTGGGCAGATTTTAGTGAATTCACGGATGTGCGCAGAAGGTCATCGCCCGATTTGCCAAGACACCGGCATTGTTACCGTGTTTGTAAAAGTCGGGATGAATGTGCAGTGGGAAGGCGATATGAGCCTCACTGATATGATCAATGAAGGGGTGCGTCGCGCTTATTTGCAACCGGATAACGTATTGCGTGCGTCGATTTTAGCAGACCCGGCAGGTGCGCGTAGAAATACCAAGGACAATACCCCAGCGGTGATTCATTACGAAATTGTCCCCGGTGATAAAGTCGAATTTGATGTGGCTGCCAAGGGCGGTGGCTCAGAAAATAAATCTAAAATGGCAATGCTTAACCCTTCCGACAGCATTGTGGATTGGGTGTTGAAAACTGTGCCGCAAATGGGTGCGGGTTGGTGTCCACCGGGAATGCTGGGGATTGGTATTGGTGGTACGGCTGAAAAAGCCGCGCTAATGGCGAAAGAAGCCCTGATGGAACATATCGACATTCAGGAATTGCAGGCACGTGGGGCGCAAAATCGCGTAGAAGAGCTGCGTCTGGAATTATTTGAAAAGGTCAATAATCTTGGCTTAGGAGCGCAAGGGCTGGGCGGTTTGACCACGGTGCTGGATGTTAAAATCAAAGATTACCCCACCCATGCCGCGTCTTTGCCGGTTTGCATGATTCCTAACTGTGCAGCCACGCGCCATACGCACTTTGTGTTGGATGGCTCCGGTGCGGCCTTGCAAACCCCGCCAGACTTATCGCATTGGCCACAAATTTCCTTGGAAGGTGGGGCGCAGGCAACGCGCGTTAACCTCGATACCATTACTCCCGAACAGGTACGCCAATTGAAACCCGGTGAAACGGTGTTGCTGTCGGGTAAAATGCTGACCGGGCGCGATGCAGCACACAAACGCATGGTCGATATGCTTAATAAGGGTGAAACTTTACCCGTTGATTTGCGCGGGCGTTTTATTTATTACGTGGGGCCGGTTGATCCGGTACGTGACGAAGTAGTCGGGCCAGCAGGGCCTACCACCTCCACGCGCATGGATAAATTTACCCATCAAATTCTTCAGCAAACCGGTTTGTTAGGCATGATTGGTAAATCCGAACGCGGCCCGGTTGCGATTGAAGCGATTAAAGAATTCGGTGCGGTGTATTTAATGGCGGTCGGCGGCGCGGCTTATTTGGTGTCCAAAGCGATTACCGGCGCGAAAGTGTTGGCCTTCCCGGAATTGGGTATGGAAGCGATTTACGAGTTTGAAGTTAAGGATATGCCGGTAACGGTCGCGGTGGATAGCAACGGCGAATCCGTGCATACCACCGGCCCTGCAAAATGGCAGAAAATCATTGCCATGAATCACACGCAGCACTAA
- the mtnA gene encoding S-methyl-5-thioribose-1-phosphate isomerase, translated as MSQHDSIRAVEWKDNHLVLLDQRKLPHNEQYVQLYSAEETADAIRNMVVRGAPAIGIAAAYGVVMAARKSYKQYPQDWRNRLEAEKDVLMNARPTAVNLMWALRRMCAALEGIQGDPEPVLLELAQRIHQDDIDDNYRMGELGSALIQPSHGVLTHCNTGSLATGGYGTALGVIRSAYSNGKIEHVYADETRPWWQGSRLTAWELVKDKIPAHLLCEGAAASLMRQGKVSWVIVGSDRIAANGDVANKIGTYSLAVNARYHGVRFMVVAPTSTIDMNTLTGNDIPIEERSQDEVLNVGNQRIAAMQAQAWNPAFDVTPAALVDALVTEKGVIERPNAAKMAALMAS; from the coding sequence ATGAGTCAACACGATTCGATCCGTGCCGTAGAATGGAAAGACAACCATCTGGTCTTACTTGACCAGCGCAAGCTCCCGCATAACGAGCAATACGTGCAGTTGTATAGCGCGGAAGAAACCGCCGATGCGATTCGTAATATGGTGGTGCGCGGTGCGCCAGCCATTGGTATTGCGGCTGCTTACGGGGTCGTTATGGCGGCACGTAAAAGTTATAAACAGTATCCGCAAGATTGGCGTAATCGCTTAGAAGCTGAAAAAGACGTGCTGATGAATGCGCGTCCTACCGCTGTCAATTTAATGTGGGCATTGCGTCGGATGTGCGCTGCCTTGGAAGGCATTCAAGGCGACCCGGAACCGGTACTGCTGGAACTGGCGCAACGTATTCATCAAGATGACATTGATGATAATTACCGTATGGGCGAATTAGGCAGCGCGTTAATTCAGCCATCACACGGGGTTTTAACCCACTGCAATACCGGCTCACTCGCTACTGGCGGTTACGGCACGGCTTTGGGTGTGATTCGTAGCGCGTACAGCAACGGCAAGATTGAACACGTTTACGCCGATGAAACCCGCCCTTGGTGGCAAGGTTCGCGCCTGACCGCGTGGGAACTGGTGAAAGATAAAATCCCCGCGCATTTATTGTGCGAGGGTGCTGCTGCGAGCTTAATGCGTCAGGGCAAAGTGTCTTGGGTCATTGTTGGTTCCGACCGCATTGCTGCCAACGGTGATGTGGCAAACAAAATCGGCACTTACAGCCTTGCGGTGAATGCGCGTTACCACGGGGTACGCTTTATGGTGGTTGCACCCACCAGCACCATTGACATGAATACCCTTACCGGCAACGACATTCCGATTGAAGAGCGTTCACAAGATGAAGTGCTGAATGTTGGCAATCAACGCATTGCCGCAATGCAAGCACAGGCGTGGAATCCGGCATTTGATGTGACACCTGCTGCATTAGTTGATGCACTGGTGACGGAAAAAGGTGTGATCGAACGCCCGAATGCTGCAAAAATGGCTGCCTTGATGGCCTCTTAA
- a CDS encoding ABC transporter ATP-binding protein — protein MEAVRGVSLQAQPGETLAVVGESGAGKSQLLHAVMGLLPRNARATGSVQFAGTQLLGQPAALLNRYRGSRIAMIFQDPMTSLNPLLTIGQQLTEVLTTHQHLKTPAARAKAIAMLEQVRINDASRRFDSYPHELSGGMRQRVMIAMALLCEPDLLIADEPTTALDVTVQSEIIALLQAIRRQREMAIVLITHDLPLAGGLCERIAVMQAGKVVEEGCVDTIFANPQHPYTQHLLSASRFAYACAPQQ, from the coding sequence GTGGAAGCAGTGCGTGGGGTGAGTTTGCAAGCGCAGCCCGGTGAAACCCTTGCGGTTGTCGGCGAATCCGGTGCGGGTAAAAGCCAGTTGTTGCACGCAGTCATGGGTTTATTACCACGCAATGCCCGTGCTACTGGCAGTGTGCAATTTGCCGGTACGCAATTATTGGGGCAGCCAGCCGCGCTGTTAAACCGCTACCGTGGCAGCCGTATTGCGATGATTTTTCAAGACCCGATGACCTCGTTGAATCCGCTGTTAACTATCGGGCAACAACTCACCGAAGTTCTCACTACCCACCAACACCTGAAAACGCCTGCCGCCCGTGCTAAAGCGATAGCCATGCTTGAACAGGTGCGGATTAACGATGCTTCGCGGCGTTTTGACAGCTACCCACATGAATTATCCGGCGGAATGCGCCAGCGAGTAATGATTGCGATGGCATTGCTGTGCGAGCCGGATTTACTGATTGCAGATGAGCCAACCACAGCGTTGGATGTTACGGTGCAGTCGGAAATTATCGCCTTGTTGCAAGCCATCCGGCGACAACGTGAGATGGCGATTGTATTGATTACCCACGATTTGCCGTTAGCCGGTGGTTTGTGTGAGCGTATCGCAGTAATGCAAGCCGGAAAGGTGGTGGAGGAGGGATGTGTCGACACTATTTTCGCGAACCCGCAACATCCTTACACACAACACTTGCTGTCGGCCTCCCGTTTCGCATACGCTTGTGCACCACAACAATAA